Part of the Paenibacillus sp. YPG26 genome, TTTGATTACAACCTTGTCGCTGACCATTGCCGTAAGATCCGTTCCGGAAAAGTTCCGAGCTCGTGTACTTGGTGTCATATCGATGGGCATGAGCTCGTCCATCGTACTCGGCCTTCCTCTGGGCGTTCTGGCAGCCGACCGGTTTGGCTGGCGTGTCCTGTTTCTGTTCATTGCCGTTTTTGCCTTGTTGACCATGCTTGTTGTATATAAACTCATGACGCCGATTGAGCCGCAGCACGTGATGCCGCTCCGTCAGCAGCTTACCTCACTGAAGAATATACGGGTTGCAGGGGCTCATGTAGTTACGCTGCTTATGATGGCGGGACACTATACGCTATATGCCTATTTCACGCCATTTCTGGAAAACATCATGCATATGGGGGCCTCCTGGATCAGTATTGTTTACTTTTTCTTCGGTGCCTCGGCCGTGGCAGGCGGTATGATCGGCGGTATATTATCGGATACTATCGGCGTGAAGCGGAGTATTTTGATCATCGTCGGCGTGTTTTCACTGCCTCTGTTTATTTTGCCGTTTTCAGCTTCGCTAATCCCTCTATTTGTTGTGCTGATCTTTATTTGGGGGGCGTCAAGCTGGGCATTGGCTCCTGCACAGCAAAGTTATCTGATCGAAACGGCACCGGAAACATCAGAAATTCAACAGAGCTTTAACTTTTCCGCCCTGCATGCGGGTATCGCAGCTGGATCGGCCATCGGTGGGATTGTGATTCATCGTACTTCATCCGGAGCGTATAATGCTTGGTTTGGCGGAGCCATTGTTATGCTGGCTTTTGTCGCAGCCTTATATACGTTTTATCATAAACCCTTACTCCGAGAATCAGGAAAAGTGGGGCCAGTCGCACAATTGCGCAGCGGAGAAGAGACTTAGGTTAACGTGTCCGTTCTGCTGATGCTGTTCTGCGAGCGGCATGCCGGGTCCGAAAGCCGTGCATGACCGCTCTCTGAAAGCCGATATGACGTGCTGCTGTACGTGCAGCCTGTTCATAAGTGCAAACAAGGAAGTGCCGCTTAATCAACGGCACTTCCTTGTTTGTGATGATATCTTGATTCCGCCCTCTAAGGCTTTGGCGAGAGAAGTCTCTGGCTGTGCCATCCACCCGGCAAAACCTAAGAGACTCTAAAGGGAAGGTTCAAAACATAATTTTCATGATAATATGCTTACACCAAATGGGTGAGAAAATACGATGCCGCATAAGGTTATTTGCAAGTCGCTTCCGCAATTCGGAATAAATACTGCTGCCAAAGGCACAGTCTGTCTCAAGTTCAGAACTTAGCTTCGCTCCAGGATTGTGTTCAGGGTCGTCCGGTCCAGTCCGCGAACCAGCTTGATCAACAGCTCCTTGGCTGCCGCATAATCGTCGGTATGAAGAATGGACGACGAGGTGTGAATATAGCGTGAGCAGACACCAATAACCGTAGAAGGGACCCCAATTCCGCTAAGATGGACCTGACCGGCATCCGTACCGCCCGGGGATACGAAGTACTGGTATTTGATCTTGTGGGTATCCGCGGTGTCTTGTACATATTC contains:
- a CDS encoding MFS transporter, with the protein product MKIKVLVLTIAAFTVGLVELIIGGVLPQIAGDLSVPVSTAGQLITAYALVYAISGPVLIALTSKAERRKLYLWSLVVFVLGSLLAFWSPNFGVLLISRFVTAASGSLITTLSLTIAVRSVPEKFRARVLGVISMGMSSSIVLGLPLGVLAADRFGWRVLFLFIAVFALLTMLVVYKLMTPIEPQHVMPLRQQLTSLKNIRVAGAHVVTLLMMAGHYTLYAYFTPFLENIMHMGASWISIVYFFFGASAVAGGMIGGILSDTIGVKRSILIIVGVFSLPLFILPFSASLIPLFVVLIFIWGASSWALAPAQQSYLIETAPETSEIQQSFNFSALHAGIAAGSAIGGIVIHRTSSGAYNAWFGGAIVMLAFVAALYTFYHKPLLRESGKVGPVAQLRSGEET